A genomic segment from Tessaracoccus defluvii encodes:
- a CDS encoding class C sortase: MPWATAALALVGLVGVLVMLYPSTASWVAQYNQSKIIVDIDRAVDEQPLNRLDEAIARAREYNAALTGGALVAPGSNVPTGEGTVEGNLDYYAMLDAGNSMMARLRIDSIQVDLPIYHGTTDAVLEKGVGHLQGTSLPVGGESQHSVLTAHRGLPSAKMFDDLGKVKLGETFTIEVFGEVFTYQVIETQTIEPQETQALVPRFGEDLVTLVTCTPLGINTHRYLVTGERVTPTPIADVERAGSRPEIPGFPWWALGVGGALVAFGVVVAQSGRQKPWAGPRRAARTR, encoded by the coding sequence ATGCCCTGGGCCACCGCGGCCCTGGCGTTGGTCGGTCTTGTGGGTGTGCTCGTCATGCTCTACCCCAGCACCGCAAGCTGGGTGGCCCAGTACAACCAGTCCAAGATCATCGTCGACATCGACAGGGCAGTCGATGAGCAGCCGCTCAACCGTCTCGACGAGGCGATCGCCCGCGCCCGCGAGTACAACGCAGCTCTCACCGGCGGGGCCCTGGTCGCGCCCGGCAGCAACGTCCCGACGGGAGAGGGCACCGTCGAGGGCAACCTTGACTACTACGCCATGCTCGACGCCGGAAACTCGATGATGGCCCGGCTCCGCATCGACTCCATCCAGGTCGACCTTCCCATCTACCACGGCACCACCGACGCCGTCCTCGAAAAGGGCGTCGGCCACCTGCAGGGCACATCGCTGCCCGTGGGAGGCGAGTCGCAGCACTCCGTCCTGACGGCGCACCGGGGCCTCCCGTCCGCGAAGATGTTCGACGACCTCGGCAAGGTGAAGCTGGGTGAGACGTTCACCATCGAGGTGTTCGGCGAGGTCTTCACCTATCAGGTCATCGAGACGCAGACCATCGAACCCCAGGAGACGCAGGCCCTCGTGCCGCGCTTCGGCGAGGATCTGGTCACGCTCGTCACCTGCACCCCGCTCGGCATCAACACCCACCGTTACCTTGTCACCGGCGAACGGGTCACGCCCACACCCATCGCCGACGTGGAGCGCGCCGGCTCCCGCCCGGAGATCCCCGGGTTCCCCTGGTGGGCCCTCGGCGTCGGCGGCGCCCTCGTCGCGTTCGGCGTAGTCGTCGCGCAGTCCGGCAGGCAGAAGCCATGGGCCGGTCCCCGGAGGGCGGCCCGGACCCGGTAG
- a CDS encoding SpaH/EbpB family LPXTG-anchored major pilin, which produces MFENTSLRRLAAGVGAIALAAAGLLGGVAYADPGPGQEGAPDQGSIIVHKRVGTEGTRGNGTLLDPAPGTALPGVEFTVQRVGVWTGGACVAIDLTTNAGWTAAQLAVGPNPGAPATSAEEGKLCAAGSAVSKTTDVSGEATFDALALGLYYVTETNAPANVIDRALPFYVTIPFASKQGASETAPTDWLYNVNVYPKNATADKPTKTIGLDQVDLVVDADITWTIAQTIPTLSGVGSTFTEASIVDQLDPRLTYKSGAPVIENVTGDQLVAADYAFTNVNGKLTWVLSESGLSKLKANQGKKLSVELVTTVTSVAADNTTAGTITNDATVSFNDKPQTTETEPYSYWGNLTVTKQDVSSKAKLAGAEFKVFAQVEGLCPADMPTSGAIATGTSGTDGVVKWDSATPAESPLGLFIANSATPIANPTRNYCLYESVAPVGYVANAAPQTVTITTADNASLAVTVDNTKQTVPGLPLTGGVGTAVFGATGLVLVLGAIAGGTALRRRQSAN; this is translated from the coding sequence ATGTTCGAGAACACATCGCTTCGGCGACTCGCAGCCGGCGTGGGGGCTATCGCTCTGGCGGCGGCAGGATTACTGGGGGGCGTCGCATACGCGGATCCCGGCCCGGGCCAGGAGGGCGCCCCCGATCAGGGGTCGATCATCGTCCACAAGCGCGTCGGGACGGAGGGCACGCGCGGGAACGGCACGCTGCTGGACCCGGCTCCCGGCACCGCACTTCCGGGGGTCGAGTTCACCGTCCAGCGCGTGGGCGTGTGGACGGGCGGCGCCTGTGTCGCCATCGACCTGACCACGAACGCCGGCTGGACCGCAGCCCAGCTCGCGGTGGGGCCGAACCCCGGCGCTCCGGCGACATCGGCCGAGGAGGGCAAGCTCTGCGCCGCTGGCTCGGCTGTCTCCAAGACGACTGATGTCTCGGGTGAAGCGACCTTCGACGCCCTGGCCCTCGGCCTCTACTACGTCACCGAGACGAACGCCCCGGCGAACGTCATCGATCGGGCCCTGCCGTTCTACGTCACCATCCCGTTCGCGAGCAAGCAGGGGGCCAGCGAGACGGCTCCCACGGACTGGCTCTACAACGTCAACGTCTACCCGAAGAACGCCACGGCCGACAAGCCGACCAAGACCATCGGACTCGATCAGGTTGATCTGGTTGTGGATGCCGACATCACGTGGACCATTGCGCAGACGATCCCGACCCTCTCGGGCGTCGGGTCGACCTTCACCGAGGCGTCGATCGTCGATCAGCTCGACCCGCGCCTCACCTACAAGAGCGGGGCCCCGGTCATCGAGAACGTCACCGGCGACCAGCTTGTCGCCGCCGACTACGCCTTCACCAACGTCAACGGCAAGCTGACCTGGGTTCTCAGCGAGTCCGGCCTCTCCAAGCTCAAGGCCAACCAGGGCAAGAAGCTCTCCGTGGAGCTGGTGACCACCGTGACCAGCGTCGCTGCGGACAACACCACCGCCGGCACGATCACCAACGACGCCACCGTCAGCTTCAACGACAAGCCGCAGACCACCGAGACGGAGCCCTACTCCTACTGGGGCAACCTGACGGTTACGAAGCAGGACGTCAGCTCCAAGGCCAAGCTGGCCGGCGCCGAGTTCAAGGTGTTCGCCCAGGTCGAAGGGCTCTGCCCGGCTGACATGCCCACCTCCGGGGCGATCGCCACCGGTACCTCGGGCACCGACGGCGTCGTCAAGTGGGACAGTGCCACTCCGGCCGAGTCGCCGCTCGGCCTGTTCATCGCCAACTCCGCCACCCCGATCGCCAACCCGACTCGCAACTACTGCCTCTACGAGTCGGTCGCCCCGGTCGGCTACGTCGCCAACGCCGCGCCGCAGACGGTGACCATCACCACGGCCGACAACGCCAGTCTCGCCGTGACCGTTGATAACACCAAGCAGACGGTCCCCGGTCTGCCGCTGACCGGCGGCGTCGGCACCGCCGTCTTCGGCGCCACCGGCCTCGTCCTGGTCCTCGGCGCGATCGCGGGCGGCACCGCCCTGCGTCGCCGTCAGTCGGCCAACTGA
- a CDS encoding MSCRAMM family protein — MLGSVAWAKVAKGGQTPLQGSEWKIVGPDPSSTELVVIDCVTADAAQCTGPDKDPAAGKFLVKELAWGKYSLIETAAPPGYVRNATEVEFTVGRPSGNDAMLAWNLGSIENVQRTGPVLPLTGGLGRDQIMIIGALMALLAVAGFGARRFRAQNS, encoded by the coding sequence GTGCTCGGCAGCGTCGCATGGGCCAAGGTGGCCAAGGGTGGGCAGACCCCACTCCAGGGCTCCGAGTGGAAGATCGTCGGGCCTGACCCGTCAAGCACCGAGTTGGTCGTGATCGACTGTGTCACGGCCGATGCCGCGCAGTGCACCGGTCCGGACAAGGATCCGGCCGCAGGGAAGTTCCTGGTGAAGGAGCTCGCCTGGGGTAAGTACTCCCTGATCGAGACCGCGGCACCTCCTGGCTACGTGCGGAATGCGACTGAGGTCGAGTTCACAGTGGGTCGCCCCAGTGGGAACGACGCCATGCTCGCATGGAACCTCGGCAGCATCGAGAACGTGCAGCGCACCGGCCCAGTGCTTCCGCTCACCGGCGGCCTCGGACGGGACCAGATCATGATCATCGGGGCACTGATGGCCCTGCTCGCTGTTGCGGGTTTCGGAGCCAGACGGTTCCGGGCTCAAAACTCCTGA